Genomic segment of Methanosarcinales archaeon:
ATTCATGAATCCATAGAGGTTGAGCGCATCCTCCCTGACATTAAGATACGTGAAAAGTTTTACATCTGATTTTGCTTTTTTTCTAAGTTCCTGTAATGCAGGTCGTGAAACATTAACATGGTATCCGATACCTCCTACATCAATTATGACAAAACCTTCACCACATTGCGCAATTTCGCCAAATAGATGTGAAATCATATCATCATCTCATTATATGTATATGACATAAAGCAATCGAAAGACCATCAGCCGCATCATCAGGTCGGGGAAGTTCGTCAAGACCCAGAATCCTTGTTATCATCTCCTGCATCTGTAGTTTATCCGCATTTCCGGTACCTGTTATAGCCTGCTTGATTTGAGCCGGTGTATATTCAAATACAGGTATTTGTTTCTGTTGTGCCGCAAGTAATATCACACCTCTTGCTTCACTTACCCTCATTGCAGAGGTGACATTTTTATTGAAAAAAAGTTTTTCAATAGCGACAGTTTGCGGATTATACTTCTCAAAAAGTGCATTGGTCTCGTTATAGATCTCCAGTAGGCGCTCAGATGTGTTTTTTTCAGCAGATGTTCGAATACATCCATAACTTACAGGGATAATTTTTTCGTCTCTTTTTTGTATGACTCCAAAACCCACGGTTGCAAGTCCTGGATCGATTCCGATAAT
This window contains:
- the ruvC gene encoding crossover junction endodeoxyribonuclease RuvC; its protein translation is MIIIGIDPGLATVGFGVIQKRDEKIIPVSYGCIRTSAEKNTSERLLEIYNETNALFEKYNPQTVAIEKLFFNKNVTSAMRVSEARGVILLAAQQKQIPVFEYTPAQIKQAITGTGNADKLQMQEMITRILGLDELPRPDDAADGLSIALCHIHIMR